In a genomic window of Telopea speciosissima isolate NSW1024214 ecotype Mountain lineage chromosome 5, Tspe_v1, whole genome shotgun sequence:
- the LOC122660950 gene encoding protein ALP1-like — translation MMDPSFLLMLSNLLNLHNHLDPSSSLFSNSYAPSSSTTTSPTATLSSTSAAPLLFFTIASVLSYATSLRSSSSTSSSSNNNNNNDSSADHSVSAFRALTTEHIWNMEAPVRDAQWRSSYGLSYPVFTTVVEKLKPHIHQSNLSLPADYAVAMVLSRLAHGFSAKTLAARYSLEPYLVSKITNMVTRLLATKLYPEFIKIPISRRRLHETTQAFEELTSLPNMCGAIDGSPIKLHRLPPDQDLHGHPSSYRCRYAYNALLLQVVADHKKIFWDVCVKAPGATDDAAHFRESSLYNRLTSADIVWDKVINVRGHHIRPYIVGDWCYPLLSFLLSPFSWNGTGTPAQNSFDAALMRGRSVVVDAIGLLKGRWRILQKLNVGLNHAPQTIVACCVLHNLCQIAREPEPPMWKDPEESGPPARALESEKSFYCFGESLRQALAEELRQRLSSR, via the coding sequence ATGATGGATCCATCATTCTTGCTGATGCTGTCAAACCTTCTCAATCTCCACAACCACCTGGATCCCAGctcatctctcttctctaaCTCATACGCACCAAGCAGCAGTACCACCACCTCTCCAACAGCAACCCTCTCCTCCACCTCCGCCgcccctctcctcttcttcaccATAGCCTCCGTCCTCTCCTACGCCACATCCCTCCGCTCCTCTTCCtccacttcctcttcttccaataacaacaataataatgaCTCCTCCGCCGATCACAGTGTCTCCGCCTTCCGAGCCCTCACCACAGAGCACATTTGGAACATGGAGGCACCTGTGCGCGACGCCCAGTGGCGCTCTTCCTACGGTCTCTCCTACCCAGTCTTCACCACAGTGGTCGAAAAGCTCAAGCCCCACATCCACCAATCCAACCTCTCCCTCCCTGCCGATTACGCCGTCGCCATGGTCCTCTCTCGTCTCGCTCACGGCTTCTCCGCCAAAACCCTAGCTGCCCGTTACTCCCTGGAGCCCTATCTCGTCTCCAAGATCACCAACATGGTCACTCGTCTCCTCGCCACAAAGCTCTACCCAGAGTTCATCAAGATCCCAATCAGCCGCCGCCGTCTCCACGAGACCACCCAGGCTTTTGAGGAGCTCACCTCCCTACCCAACATGTGTGGCGCCATTGACGGTAGCCCCATCAAGCTCCACCGACTCCCACCGGATCAGGATCTTCATGGTCACCCTTCCTCCTACCGATGTCGTTATGCCTACAATGCTTTGCTTCTCCAGGTCGTTGCAGACCATAAGAAAATCTTCTGGGACGTTTGTGTCAAGGCGCCTGGTGCCACCGACGATGCCGCCCACTTCAGGGAAAGTTCTTTGTATAATCGGCTTACTTCTGCAGATATTGTGTGGGATAAGGTCATCAATGTCCGCGGCCACCACATTCGGCCGTACATTGTTGGGGACTGGTGCTATCCCTTGCTGTCGTTCCTGCTCTCACCTTTCTCTTGGAATGGCACCGGCACGCCTGCTCAGAACTCATTCGATGCTGCCCTCATGAGGGGACGATCCGTCGTGGTGGATGCTATTGGGCTTCTCAAGGGCAGGTGGCGTATTCTGCAGAAATTGAATGTGGGGCTTAACCATGCACCTCAGACCATTGTTGCTTGCTGCGTTTTGCATAATTTGTGTCAGATTGCAAGGGAGCCCGAGCCGCCAATGTGGAAGGACCCGGAGGAGTCTGGTCCTCCTGCTAGGGCGCTTGAGAGTGAGAAGTCTTTTTATTGTTTCGGAGAAAGCTTGAGACAGGCATTAGCAGAGGAGCTGAGGCAACGGCTTTCGTCGAGGTAA
- the LOC122660951 gene encoding short-chain dehydrogenase/reductase ARMGADRAFT_1018421, which produces MRNMGSAASSRGIAAIVGVGPKLGRSIARKFAHEGYTVAILSRDLGRLSKFADEIAREEKAQVFAIRIDCSDSRSVTEAFEGVLSLGFVEVLVYNAYQPASWQPTSIVNIPIDSFQKSLAVSTVGAFHCAQQVLPGMVERGKGTILFTGCSASLNGIAGFSDLSCGKFALRGLSQCLAREFQPMGIHVAHVIIDGVVGAPKSVASASTSQSSSVVLGEHQQQQQQQQQQTGRGDGSMDPDALAQTYWYLHVQNRAGWTLEIDLRSPYQRFF; this is translated from the exons ATGCGCAACATGGGGAGTGCCGCATCTTCCAGAGGCATAGCTGCAATCGTTGGCGTGGGACCAAAGCTTGGCCGTTCCATTGCCCGCAAGTTCGCCCATGAAGGCTACACTGTCGCCATTCTCTCCCGTGACCTTG GGAGACTATCGAAATTTGCAGATGAGATcgcaagagaagagaaagccCAAGTATTTGCGATTCGCATTGACTGTTCGGACTCTCGAAGCGTGACAGAGGCATTCGAAGGGGTTCTCTCACTTGGGTTCGTGGAAGTTCTGGTCTATAACGCATACCAACCGGCGTCATGGCAGCCTACAAGTATTGTCAACATTCCAATCGATTCCTTCCAGAAATCCCTTGCTGTCTCCACTGTCGGTGCTTTCCACTGCGCCCAACAG GTTCTTCCGGGCATGGTGGAGAGAGGAAAAGGAACAATCCTCTTCACCGGTTGCTCTGCTTCTCTCAATGGCATTGCTGGTTTCTCTGATCTAA GCTGTGGGAAGTTCGCACTGAGGGGATTATCGCAATGCCTGGCGAGAGAATTCCAACCTATGGGTATCCACGTCGCTCATGTTATCATCGACGGCGTCGTCGGTGCTCCTAA ATCAGTAGCGTCAGCGTCAACATCGCAGAGTTCGTCGGTGGTGCTTGGAgagcatcagcagcagcagcagcagcagcaacagcaaacCGGAAGAGGAGACGGATCGATGGATCCAGATGCATTGGCTCAGACATACTGGTATTTGCATGTCCAGAATCGAGCCGGTTGGACACTAGAGATTGATCTTCGATCTCCTTACCAGAGATTtttctga